A stretch of Dyella sp. BiH032 DNA encodes these proteins:
- a CDS encoding helix-turn-helix transcriptional regulator, translating to MQSTASATRPVGDLLREWRRHRRLSQLELATEAEISTRHLSFVESGRAMPSRDMILHLAEYLDIPLRERNALLVAAGFAPVYAERALDDPALDAVRHTIELLLRGMEPYPALAVDRYWHLVTANRAAARLMAGLPETLTKSPVNVLRASLHPTGLAPRIRNLAQWRAHLLERLRHQVDASQDPQLMALLRELQSYPAPPLEDGYAVGAAGRIAVPMELDVGDAVLSMLSTTTVFGTPTDVMLQELAIEAFVPADEATATWLRRAAEA from the coding sequence CGACCTGCTGCGCGAATGGCGCAGGCATCGTCGCCTCAGCCAGCTGGAGCTGGCGACGGAAGCGGAGATCTCCACCCGCCATCTCAGCTTCGTGGAATCCGGACGTGCCATGCCCAGCCGCGACATGATCCTGCACCTGGCGGAATACCTGGATATTCCGCTGCGCGAGCGCAATGCGCTGCTGGTCGCCGCTGGCTTCGCGCCGGTCTATGCGGAACGCGCGCTGGACGATCCCGCCCTCGACGCGGTACGCCATACCATCGAACTGCTGCTCAGGGGCATGGAGCCGTATCCCGCGCTGGCAGTCGACCGCTACTGGCACCTGGTCACCGCCAACCGCGCCGCCGCGCGCCTGATGGCCGGCCTGCCAGAAACTTTGACGAAGTCGCCGGTGAACGTGCTGCGCGCCAGTTTGCACCCCACCGGCCTCGCGCCGCGCATCCGCAATCTTGCCCAGTGGCGCGCCCACCTGCTGGAGCGCCTGCGGCACCAGGTCGACGCGAGCCAGGACCCGCAGCTGATGGCGTTGCTACGGGAATTGCAAAGTTATCCAGCGCCGCCGCTGGAAGACGGTTACGCCGTGGGCGCGGCGGGCCGCATCGCCGTGCCGATGGAACTGGACGTGGGCGATGCGGTGCTGTCGATGCTCAGCACCACGACGGTATTCGGTACGCCGACGGACGTGATGCTGCAGGAACTGGCCATCGAGGCCTTCGTGCCGGCCGACGAGGCGACGGCGACGTGGCTGCGCAGGGCGGCGGAGGCGTAG
- a CDS encoding glycoside hydrolase family 3 C-terminal domain-containing protein — protein MDAAQADRRAAELVARMTLPEKIAQLQSSAPAIPRLGVPAYDWWNEGLHGSARAGYATVFPQAIGLAASWNDGLLRQVGDVVSTEARAKYNLAGKGDHPRYHGLTIWSPNINIFRDPRWGRGQETYGEDPFLTGTLATAFVRGIQGDDPGVLKAAGTPKHFAVHSGPEKGRHGFDARVSPHDLEDTYLPAFRMAVTQGHAASVMCAYNALDGTPACASPLLLQERLRRDWQFTGYVVSDCDAVDDMTQFHRYKPDNGGSSAASVAAGTDLDCGVAYAALGDAVRKGQIGEAAIDQAARRLFAARYRMGMFDADNGPYAKLGAGDISSRAHRTLALQAARESIVLLKNERSTLPLQEGKRIAVIGPNADALNVLEANYHGTAVHPVTPLAGIAGQFGEARVTYAQGSTLAEGVTVPIPSTALRTGTGRAEPGLRGEYFASGDMDGKPALVRIDRRIDFDWDEVAPAEGLDAKRYAVRWTGELLPPGAGDYTLNLHIDRCFDCKGHDPVRLFVDGKQVLDDHGKDYDLNVPMHFADAKPHSIRLELRHTGEDQGIRLQWAAPAEAQLREAKEAIAKADAVVAVVGLSPDVEGEELQVSVPGFSGGDRTELALPAPQQRLLEAAAASGKPLVVVLTSGSAVALAWAKQHADAIMAAWYPGEAGGLAIADVLSGHYNPAGRLPVTFYASAKDLPAFDDYRMEGRTYRYFRGTPLFAFGDGLSYTRFAYDATRLSATTLKAGDKLGVDVRVRNSGDRDGDEVVQLYLTAQDAPAGAPRHSLVGFSRVAFSAGESKTLHFEIDPRQLSQVDARGRRRVMAGKYALFVGGRQPGASDAAATFTIQGTQDLPR, from the coding sequence ATGGATGCCGCCCAGGCCGACCGGCGCGCGGCGGAGCTCGTCGCGCGCATGACCCTGCCGGAGAAGATCGCGCAGCTGCAGAGCTCGGCCCCGGCCATTCCACGGCTCGGCGTGCCGGCCTACGACTGGTGGAACGAAGGGCTGCACGGCTCGGCGCGCGCCGGCTACGCCACGGTCTTTCCGCAGGCCATCGGCCTGGCGGCGAGCTGGAACGACGGGCTGCTGCGGCAGGTCGGCGACGTCGTGTCCACCGAGGCGCGCGCCAAGTACAACCTCGCCGGCAAGGGCGATCATCCGCGCTACCACGGCCTGACCATCTGGTCGCCGAACATCAATATCTTCCGCGACCCGCGCTGGGGCCGCGGCCAGGAGACCTATGGCGAGGATCCGTTCCTCACCGGCACGCTGGCCACCGCCTTCGTGCGCGGCATCCAGGGCGATGACCCTGGCGTGCTGAAGGCGGCCGGCACGCCGAAGCATTTCGCCGTGCACAGCGGACCTGAAAAGGGCCGCCATGGCTTCGATGCGCGCGTGTCGCCGCACGATCTGGAAGACACCTACCTGCCCGCCTTCCGCATGGCCGTCACCCAAGGCCATGCCGCCTCGGTGATGTGCGCCTACAACGCGCTGGACGGAACGCCCGCCTGCGCTTCGCCGCTGCTGCTGCAGGAACGGCTGCGGCGCGATTGGCAGTTCACGGGCTACGTCGTGTCCGACTGCGACGCCGTGGACGACATGACCCAGTTCCACCGCTACAAGCCGGATAACGGCGGTTCGTCCGCTGCGTCGGTCGCCGCAGGCACGGACCTGGATTGCGGTGTCGCCTACGCGGCGCTGGGCGACGCCGTGCGCAAGGGGCAGATCGGCGAGGCGGCGATCGACCAGGCCGCCCGGCGGCTGTTCGCCGCACGCTACCGGATGGGCATGTTCGATGCGGACAACGGGCCGTACGCCAAGCTCGGCGCAGGGGACATCAGCTCCCGGGCGCATCGCACGCTTGCGTTGCAGGCGGCGCGCGAATCGATCGTCCTGCTGAAGAACGAACGCAGCACCTTGCCGCTCCAGGAGGGCAAGCGCATCGCCGTGATCGGCCCGAACGCCGATGCGCTGAACGTGCTGGAAGCGAACTACCACGGCACCGCCGTCCATCCGGTGACGCCGCTGGCGGGCATCGCCGGACAGTTCGGCGAGGCGCGCGTGACCTATGCCCAGGGTTCCACGCTGGCCGAAGGCGTGACGGTGCCGATCCCCTCCACCGCATTGCGCACCGGTACCGGCCGTGCGGAACCCGGACTGCGCGGCGAGTACTTCGCCTCCGGCGACATGGACGGCAAGCCTGCCCTGGTCCGCATCGATCGCCGCATCGATTTCGACTGGGACGAAGTCGCGCCCGCCGAAGGCCTCGACGCCAAGCGCTACGCGGTGCGCTGGACCGGCGAGCTGCTGCCGCCGGGTGCGGGGGACTACACCCTCAACCTGCACATCGATCGCTGTTTCGACTGCAAGGGGCATGATCCGGTTCGCCTGTTCGTCGACGGCAAGCAAGTGCTGGACGATCACGGCAAGGATTACGACCTCAACGTGCCGATGCATTTCGCCGACGCGAAACCGCATTCGATCCGCCTCGAGCTGCGCCATACCGGCGAGGACCAGGGCATCCGCCTGCAATGGGCCGCGCCGGCGGAAGCGCAGTTGCGCGAAGCGAAGGAGGCCATCGCCAAGGCCGATGCCGTCGTCGCCGTGGTGGGCCTGTCGCCCGACGTCGAGGGCGAGGAACTGCAGGTGAGCGTGCCGGGCTTTTCCGGCGGCGACCGCACCGAGCTGGCACTGCCGGCGCCGCAGCAGCGTCTGCTGGAAGCCGCGGCCGCGAGCGGCAAGCCGCTGGTGGTGGTGTTGACCAGCGGCAGCGCCGTGGCGCTGGCATGGGCCAAGCAGCACGCGGATGCGATCATGGCCGCGTGGTATCCGGGCGAAGCCGGCGGCCTCGCCATCGCCGATGTGCTCAGCGGGCATTACAACCCGGCCGGGCGGCTGCCGGTCACCTTCTATGCCTCGGCCAAGGACCTGCCCGCCTTCGACGACTACCGGATGGAAGGCCGCACTTATCGCTATTTCCGCGGCACGCCGTTGTTCGCTTTCGGCGACGGGCTGAGCTATACGCGCTTCGCCTACGACGCGACCAGGCTCTCCGCCACTACGCTCAAGGCCGGCGACAAACTGGGCGTGGACGTGCGCGTGCGCAACAGCGGCGACCGGGACGGCGACGAAGTCGTGCAGCTCTACCTCACCGCGCAGGACGCGCCGGCCGGCGCACCGCGCCATAGCCTGGTCGGCTTTTCGCGCGTGGCGTTTTCCGCGGGCGAGTCGAAGACGCTGCATTTCGAGATCGACCCGCGGCAGCTCAGCCAGGTGGATGCGCGGGGGCGCCGCCGCGTGATGGCGGGCAAGTACGCGCTGTTCGTCGGAGGCAGGCAGCCGGGCGCGAGCGATGCGGCGGCGACCTTCACGATCCAAGGCACGCAGGATCTGCCGCGCTGA
- a CDS encoding DUF3147 family protein → MPWLIVKYLITAGVVVAVSEIAKRSDRLGALVASLPLVTFLALIWLYVEKQPMAKIANHAWYTFWYVVPTLPMFLLFPRLLARFGFWAALGLSAVVTVVCFVVFAVVVRSFGIRLL, encoded by the coding sequence ATGCCCTGGCTCATCGTGAAGTACCTGATCACCGCCGGCGTGGTGGTGGCCGTGTCGGAGATCGCCAAGCGCAGCGACCGCCTCGGCGCCCTGGTCGCCTCCCTGCCGCTGGTGACGTTCCTGGCTCTGATCTGGCTGTACGTGGAGAAGCAGCCGATGGCGAAGATTGCCAACCATGCCTGGTATACGTTCTGGTATGTGGTGCCGACGTTGCCGATGTTTTTGTTGTTTCCGCGGTTGCTGGCGCGGTTCGGGTTTTGGGCGGCGCTGGGGTTGAGTGCGGTGGTGACGGTGGTTTGTTTTGTTGTGTTTGCGGTGGTGGTGAGGTCGTTTGGGATTAGGTTGTTGTAG
- a CDS encoding serine hydrolase domain-containing protein, translating into MPHPWKHRSGRWRPVLAILAALAASPVMAACGDCAAIAHRFATEQRFNGVVLVGRGSQVDYVESFGTADASTQRVLTADTPFEAGSISKWIAAMVVMRLVQQGELSLDEPIATYLPEYRRDNGSRLTLRTLMSHGSGVPNDIDAAIKRDPSTRTLSLDNTEAVRRFASGDLRFAPGTDWDYSHSNWLLVKAIVEKISGQSYTTLVQGYLVQPLALRHSGVYSGSSAAVPGMALGYKQLMPQPEPLDKPISNFMTLAGGFYTSANDLFALMDGLFAGKLLSPETTRTLMTVERPAQNYALGGRTKTLPFAGKNHPVAWEYGSNGAYRVLVWRTLDDAHSVVVMNNTSFDHMKIGDLATALMEASYR; encoded by the coding sequence ATGCCGCACCCATGGAAGCACCGATCCGGCCGGTGGCGCCCGGTCCTGGCCATCCTGGCCGCGCTTGCCGCCAGCCCCGTCATGGCCGCCTGCGGCGACTGCGCCGCCATTGCTCACCGTTTCGCGACGGAGCAGCGATTCAACGGCGTGGTACTGGTGGGCCGCGGTTCGCAGGTGGATTACGTCGAAAGTTTCGGTACGGCCGATGCCAGCACGCAGCGGGTGCTGACCGCCGACACGCCGTTCGAAGCGGGCTCGATCTCCAAGTGGATCGCTGCGATGGTCGTCATGCGGCTGGTCCAGCAGGGTGAGCTGTCGCTGGACGAACCGATCGCCACTTACCTTCCGGAGTACCGGCGCGACAACGGCAGCAGGCTCACCCTCCGCACGCTGATGAGCCACGGCAGCGGCGTTCCCAACGACATCGATGCCGCGATCAAGCGCGATCCTTCCACGCGTACGTTGTCGTTGGACAACACCGAAGCCGTGCGCCGCTTCGCCAGCGGCGACCTGCGCTTCGCGCCGGGCACGGACTGGGATTACTCACATTCCAACTGGCTATTGGTGAAGGCCATCGTCGAGAAGATCAGCGGGCAGAGCTACACCACGCTCGTGCAAGGCTACCTCGTCCAGCCGCTCGCGCTTCGCCACAGCGGCGTGTACAGCGGAAGCTCGGCGGCCGTGCCGGGCATGGCGCTCGGCTACAAGCAGCTCATGCCGCAACCCGAGCCGCTCGACAAGCCGATATCGAATTTCATGACGCTCGCCGGCGGCTTCTACACCAGCGCCAACGATCTGTTCGCCCTGATGGACGGCCTGTTCGCCGGCAAGCTCCTGTCACCCGAAACTACGCGCACGCTGATGACCGTGGAACGCCCCGCGCAAAACTACGCCCTCGGCGGCCGCACCAAGACGCTGCCATTCGCCGGCAAGAACCACCCCGTCGCCTGGGAGTACGGCTCCAACGGCGCCTACCGCGTACTCGTCTGGCGCACCCTGGACGATGCCCACAGCGTCGTGGTGATGAACAACACCAGCTTCGACCACATGAAGATCGGCGACCTGGCGACGGCGTTGATGGAAGCGAGTTATCGCTAG
- a CDS encoding MBL fold metallo-hydrolase produces the protein MSTSSTFARTAFAAALLIAGMAAAHAAAPMAKTSAPGYYRMMLGDVEVTALSDGTHVMDANELLDPGKAQTIQQSLKAADLPPAYEWSFNGYLVNTGSKLVLIDTGAGNFMGSDLGKLAGRIKAAGYSPEQIDEIYLTHMHLDHLGGLVAADGKPVFPNATVRAGKADADFWLSKAQRDKAPADAQSFFDIAQKALGPYVKSGHFKPIAADGEVVPGIRSMSLSGHTPGHTGYVIESKGQKLLVWGDTLHVQAVQFAHPDVVIKFDSDSASAEKVRERVLADAAKNGYLVAGAHVSFPGIGHVATDGAGYRWLPVSYAEIH, from the coding sequence ATGAGCACGAGTTCCACCTTCGCCCGCACCGCCTTCGCTGCCGCCTTGCTGATCGCCGGCATGGCCGCCGCGCACGCCGCCGCCCCGATGGCCAAGACCAGTGCGCCGGGCTACTACCGCATGATGCTCGGTGACGTCGAAGTGACCGCGCTGTCCGACGGCACGCACGTCATGGACGCCAACGAGTTGCTGGATCCTGGCAAGGCGCAGACCATCCAGCAGTCGCTGAAGGCGGCCGACCTGCCGCCTGCCTATGAGTGGAGCTTCAACGGCTATCTGGTGAACACGGGCAGCAAACTGGTGCTGATCGACACCGGCGCCGGCAACTTCATGGGCAGCGATCTCGGCAAGCTGGCCGGCCGCATCAAGGCTGCCGGTTACTCACCCGAGCAGATCGACGAGATCTACCTCACCCATATGCACCTGGACCACCTCGGCGGCCTGGTCGCCGCCGACGGCAAACCCGTGTTCCCTAACGCCACCGTGCGCGCCGGCAAGGCCGACGCGGACTTCTGGCTGAGCAAGGCGCAGCGCGACAAGGCACCGGCCGACGCACAGTCGTTCTTCGACATCGCGCAGAAGGCGCTGGGGCCGTACGTGAAGTCGGGCCATTTCAAGCCGATCGCCGCCGACGGCGAAGTGGTGCCGGGCATCCGCTCCATGAGCCTCAGCGGCCATACGCCGGGCCACACCGGCTATGTCATCGAGAGCAAGGGCCAGAAGCTGCTGGTGTGGGGCGACACGCTGCACGTGCAGGCGGTGCAGTTCGCGCATCCGGATGTGGTCATCAAGTTCGACAGCGACAGCGCTTCGGCGGAGAAGGTGCGCGAGCGCGTATTGGCGGACGCGGCGAAGAACGGCTATCTGGTGGCCGGTGCCCACGTCTCGTTTCCTGGCATCGGCCACGTGGCGACGGACGGTGCCGGCTACCGCTGGCTCCCGGTGAGCTACGCGGAAATCCACTGA
- a CDS encoding SH3 domain-containing protein — MRFAPRVAGALLLALACAPAFAGDVLPIPPSGVIGTNDAMLAPEYWIARAGTPDRVILDKAAIEALNARLFASDPNMYDLSKLGAELPKAQIEQWIGKIGKLPAKPLFDTRDQPVPKTAIDAVVANQALDAIPSRVTPRYGLVVRRVSMRNFPSALRIFPGKGLQDFEQFQESTVFPGDPVAVVHTSTDGAWFFVVSPRYAAWVEASAIATGTRDEVLAYAAKAPYRVITGDKLRTVYTPEAPEVSETQLDMGLRLPLAELPPDQPVNGQGPYEAWTLSLPTHAADGSLRLQPALLQRKLDSAPDYLPLTRANLIRQAFKFLGERYGWGHLYNGRDCSGFVSDVYRSMGVQLPRNSGDQAKSPALKHRLFGPGDSHGARLRALADAQVGDLIYIPGHVMMFLGRVDGEPYVIQDVGGLVFRDGEGKMRWTKTNEVSVTPLLPLLVDDKLSYVDAMTSLVSIRP; from the coding sequence ATGCGATTCGCTCCCCGTGTTGCCGGCGCGCTGCTGCTTGCCCTTGCCTGCGCGCCGGCCTTCGCCGGCGACGTGCTGCCCATTCCGCCGTCGGGCGTGATCGGCACGAACGATGCGATGCTGGCACCCGAATACTGGATCGCCCGCGCCGGTACGCCGGACCGCGTGATCCTCGACAAGGCCGCGATCGAGGCGCTGAACGCGCGTCTGTTCGCCAGCGATCCGAACATGTACGACCTGTCGAAGCTCGGCGCCGAATTGCCGAAGGCGCAGATCGAACAGTGGATCGGCAAGATCGGCAAGCTGCCGGCCAAGCCCTTGTTCGATACCCGCGACCAGCCGGTGCCGAAAACGGCGATCGATGCCGTCGTCGCCAACCAGGCCCTGGATGCCATCCCGTCGCGCGTGACGCCTCGCTACGGTCTGGTCGTGCGCCGCGTGTCGATGCGCAACTTTCCCTCGGCCCTGCGCATCTTCCCCGGCAAGGGCCTGCAGGATTTCGAGCAGTTCCAGGAAAGCACGGTGTTCCCCGGCGATCCGGTCGCCGTCGTGCACACCAGCACGGACGGCGCATGGTTCTTCGTGGTGAGTCCACGCTACGCCGCCTGGGTGGAAGCGTCCGCGATCGCCACCGGCACGCGCGACGAAGTGCTGGCTTACGCCGCCAAGGCGCCGTATCGCGTGATCACCGGCGACAAGCTGCGCACGGTGTACACGCCGGAGGCGCCGGAGGTGTCGGAAACGCAGCTGGACATGGGCCTGCGCCTTCCGTTGGCCGAGCTTCCGCCGGACCAGCCCGTCAACGGGCAAGGGCCTTACGAAGCCTGGACGCTGTCGCTGCCCACCCATGCGGCCGACGGCTCGCTGCGGCTGCAACCGGCCCTGCTCCAGCGCAAGCTGGACAGCGCCCCGGACTATCTGCCGCTGACCCGCGCCAACCTGATCCGCCAGGCCTTCAAGTTCCTCGGCGAGCGCTACGGTTGGGGACACCTCTACAACGGCCGCGACTGCAGCGGCTTCGTCTCCGACGTGTATCGCAGCATGGGCGTACAACTGCCGCGCAACAGCGGCGACCAGGCCAAGAGCCCGGCATTGAAGCATCGCCTGTTCGGGCCCGGCGACAGCCACGGGGCCCGCTTGCGTGCGCTGGCCGACGCGCAGGTCGGCGATCTGATCTATATCCCCGGCCACGTCATGATGTTCCTCGGCCGCGTGGACGGCGAGCCGTACGTGATCCAGGACGTGGGCGGGCTGGTGTTCCGCGATGGCGAGGGCAAGATGCGCTGGACCAAGACCAACGAAGTTTCGGTCACGCCGCTGCTGCCCCTGCTGGTGGACGACAAGCTCTCCTATGTCGATGCCATGACGAGCCTGGTCAGCATCCGCCCCTGA